In Acidobacteriota bacterium, a single genomic region encodes these proteins:
- a CDS encoding Crp/Fnr family transcriptional regulator — protein MRPLDPTILAHVPLFTGVAPTVHADVLSHARLRVVPAAGHYFHESDPATHFYVLTEGRLKITQLTPEGHQVIHMILSAGEPFGGVAALGEGTYPITAEAVEDCVALSWDAKAMEGLMKKYPDIAINTARFLARRFHELQVQHRQLMTERVERRVARALLKLAESSGRKVELGVEIDFPLSRQDLAEMTGTTLFTVSRLLASWDEQQIITAGRQRVTIRNSDRLLAIAEA, from the coding sequence ATGCGTCCTCTCGATCCCACGATTCTCGCCCACGTTCCGCTGTTCACCGGCGTCGCACCGACAGTACACGCCGACGTGCTGTCGCACGCCCGGTTGCGCGTTGTTCCCGCCGCCGGCCATTACTTTCACGAGAGCGACCCGGCCACCCATTTCTACGTGCTCACCGAGGGTCGGCTGAAGATCACGCAGCTCACGCCGGAAGGCCACCAGGTCATTCACATGATCCTCTCGGCCGGCGAGCCGTTCGGAGGCGTCGCGGCGCTGGGTGAGGGAACCTACCCCATCACGGCCGAGGCGGTGGAGGACTGCGTCGCGCTCTCCTGGGATGCGAAGGCGATGGAGGGGCTGATGAAGAAGTATCCCGACATTGCCATCAACACGGCGCGGTTCCTCGCCCGCCGTTTTCACGAGCTGCAGGTGCAGCATCGGCAACTGATGACCGAGCGCGTCGAGCGCCGGGTCGCCCGCGCGCTGCTCAAGCTCGCCGAAAGCAGCGGCCGCAAGGTGGAGTTGGGGGTCGAGATCGACTTCCCGCTGTCCCGCCAGGACCTGGCCGAAATGACCGGCACGACGCTCTTCACCGTCAGCCGGCTGCTGGCGTCCTGGGACGAGCAGCAGATCATCACCGCCGGCCGCCAGCGCGTGACCATCCGCAATTCCGACCGCCTGCTTGCGATCGCCGAAGCGTAG
- the ric gene encoding iron-sulfur cluster repair di-iron protein: MSITPETLVGELAAAQPASIRVFQRYGIDFCCGGRKPLAEVCAEHRVDFTELAAAIAGAELPRDDRDWSDAPLGELADHIVARYHDTLRQEMPRLDAMAAKVNDVHGAKLPGVFPALVTTLRGLIEELQSHMGKEEAILFPTVKELEAAKIEGRGPRTRFPLGALHMPISVMEQEHEQAGQALETLRALTGGYEVPEWACNTFRGLYSGLAEFERDLHVHIHLENNILFPRAMRLEREF; encoded by the coding sequence ATGTCCATCACCCCAGAAACGCTCGTCGGCGAACTGGCTGCCGCCCAGCCGGCGTCCATCCGCGTGTTCCAGCGCTACGGCATCGATTTCTGCTGCGGCGGCCGGAAGCCCCTCGCGGAGGTCTGCGCCGAGCACCGCGTCGATTTCACCGAGCTTGCCGCGGCCATTGCGGGCGCCGAGCTGCCGCGCGACGACCGCGACTGGTCCGACGCGCCGCTGGGCGAGCTGGCCGACCATATCGTCGCCCGTTACCACGATACGCTGCGCCAGGAAATGCCGCGCCTCGATGCGATGGCCGCCAAGGTGAACGACGTCCACGGCGCCAAGCTGCCGGGGGTGTTCCCGGCGCTCGTCACGACGCTGCGGGGGCTCATCGAGGAGCTGCAGAGCCACATGGGCAAGGAGGAGGCGATCCTCTTCCCGACCGTGAAGGAGCTCGAGGCGGCGAAGATCGAAGGGCGCGGCCCGCGCACGCGGTTCCCGCTCGGCGCGCTGCACATGCCGATCTCGGTGATGGAGCAGGAGCACGAGCAGGCCGGACAGGCGCTCGAGACGCTGCGCGCGCTCACCGGCGGGTACGAAGTCCCGGAGTGGGCGTGCAACACGTTCCGCGGCCTCTACAGCGGCCTCGCGGAATTCGAGCGTGACCTGCACGTGCACATCCATCTCGAGAACAACATCCTCTTCCCCCGGGCGATGCGCCTCGAACGGGAGTTCTGA
- a CDS encoding amidohydrolase — protein sequence MAALATTAALAQQPPAAGQARPRPGQGQTPEWPPPSIREYKPKSTLVVPGHPRPRAKFPVIDIHSHQRTPIAPADFDRVVAAMDQQNLRVLVNLSGGSGERLRQGLDAIRTSPHADRMVLFANVDFSGGVGPGFGQKAARQLEADIRAGALGLKIYKDLGMFVKRADGSRDPLDDPELDPIWETCARLNVPVLIHTAEPQAFFDPIDFTNERWLELALFPSRRHQEGVRSEELMAERDRMFARHPKTTFITAHMAYHANDLARLGALLDRLPNVHTEVAAILAELGRQPRTARAFFVKYQDRILFGKDSFQPDEYPYYWRTFETADEYFDYYRDYHAFWKLYGMDLPDAVLKKLYYGNALRIVRGLPASGFPAS from the coding sequence ATGGCGGCGCTGGCCACGACCGCGGCGCTCGCCCAGCAGCCACCGGCGGCCGGCCAGGCTCGGCCGCGTCCCGGGCAGGGACAGACACCGGAGTGGCCGCCGCCGAGCATCCGCGAGTACAAGCCGAAATCGACGCTCGTCGTCCCCGGGCATCCGCGCCCCCGCGCGAAGTTTCCGGTCATCGACATCCACAGCCACCAGCGCACGCCCATCGCGCCGGCAGACTTCGACCGCGTCGTCGCGGCGATGGACCAGCAGAACCTGCGCGTCCTCGTCAATCTGAGCGGCGGCTCGGGCGAGCGGTTGCGGCAGGGTCTCGACGCGATCCGCACCAGCCCGCACGCCGATCGCATGGTGCTCTTTGCGAACGTCGATTTCAGCGGGGGTGTCGGTCCGGGTTTCGGGCAGAAGGCCGCCAGGCAACTCGAAGCCGACATCAGGGCGGGTGCGCTCGGACTCAAGATCTACAAGGACCTGGGCATGTTCGTGAAGCGCGCCGACGGCAGCCGCGATCCGCTCGACGACCCCGAGCTGGATCCCATCTGGGAGACCTGTGCGCGGCTGAACGTGCCCGTCCTGATCCACACCGCGGAGCCGCAGGCGTTCTTCGACCCGATCGATTTCACGAACGAGCGGTGGCTCGAGCTGGCCCTGTTCCCCTCGAGACGGCATCAGGAAGGCGTCCGCTCCGAGGAGCTGATGGCGGAGCGCGATCGCATGTTCGCGCGCCACCCGAAGACCACGTTCATCACGGCGCACATGGCGTATCACGCCAACGATCTCGCTCGGCTCGGCGCGCTGCTGGACCGGCTGCCGAACGTGCACACCGAGGTCGCGGCGATCCTGGCCGAGCTCGGCCGGCAGCCGCGAACCGCGCGCGCGTTCTTCGTGAAATACCAGGATCGGATCCTGTTCGGAAAGGACAGCTTCCAGCCGGACGAGTACCCCTACTACTGGCGGACGTTCGAGACGGCGGACGAGTACTTCGACTATTACCGGGATTACCACGCGTTCTGGAAGCTCTACGGGATGGACCTGCCGGACGCCGTGTTGAAGAAGCTGTATTACGGCAACGCGCTCAGGATCGTGAGAGGATTGCCCGCGAGCGGGTTCCCCGCGTCGTAG
- a CDS encoding multicopper oxidase domain-containing protein, whose translation MAAVVGLSGFAVGSARQFDAKGAGQPAPTFEVDGKIFGTPEAKVFTEQYDGPAVSGDYVTMAPYVAPLPPGNRRHQVRMDVVVQTVEVAPGVRYQAWTFGGTVPGPVLHVREGDRVVFTMKNRSAEAVKVSRPAKDATAPFYEQLAESGRTGEPGVMPMPHSMDFHAGTVSPGDKWRVIQAGETIQMEWVANYPGVFTYHCGAPPVLQHAAMGQYGVVIVSPKDGYPSDADVDAEYVIVQSELYLKEGPGGLHVLDYQAAMNKQPSLVVFNGHRDSMMTRPLKADVGDRVRYYVHNVGPSDTSSMHVIGAIFDRVFYEGGVKNESRGMQTVLLGASNGAVLEYIVPEPGNYILVDHEFADAMKGAMGKLVAGTMSPAVTAASVHGGH comes from the coding sequence ATTGCCGCGGTGGTCGGCTTGAGCGGATTCGCCGTCGGAAGTGCACGCCAGTTCGATGCGAAGGGCGCCGGTCAGCCGGCGCCCACCTTCGAAGTGGACGGGAAGATCTTCGGCACGCCGGAGGCGAAGGTCTTCACCGAGCAGTACGACGGACCGGCGGTCTCCGGCGACTACGTGACGATGGCCCCGTACGTGGCGCCGCTGCCTCCCGGCAATCGAAGGCACCAGGTGCGGATGGACGTCGTCGTCCAGACGGTGGAGGTGGCGCCCGGCGTCAGATACCAGGCATGGACGTTCGGCGGCACCGTTCCCGGCCCCGTCCTCCACGTGCGCGAGGGGGACCGTGTCGTCTTCACGATGAAGAACCGGTCCGCCGAAGCGGTCAAGGTGAGCCGGCCCGCGAAGGACGCGACCGCGCCCTTCTACGAGCAGCTCGCCGAGTCCGGCCGCACCGGTGAGCCCGGCGTGATGCCCATGCCGCATTCGATGGATTTTCACGCCGGCACCGTGTCGCCCGGCGACAAGTGGCGCGTGATCCAGGCGGGCGAGACGATCCAGATGGAATGGGTGGCGAACTACCCGGGCGTCTTCACGTATCACTGCGGCGCGCCTCCCGTGCTGCAGCACGCGGCCATGGGCCAGTACGGCGTGGTCATCGTGTCGCCGAAGGACGGCTACCCGTCGGACGCGGACGTGGACGCGGAGTACGTCATCGTCCAGTCCGAGCTGTATCTGAAGGAAGGGCCCGGCGGTCTGCACGTGCTCGACTACCAGGCGGCGATGAACAAGCAGCCCTCGCTCGTGGTGTTCAACGGGCACCGCGACTCGATGATGACCAGGCCGCTGAAGGCTGATGTCGGCGACCGCGTGCGGTACTATGTGCACAACGTCGGGCCGAGCGATACCTCCAGCATGCACGTCATCGGGGCGATCTTCGATCGCGTGTTCTACGAGGGGGGCGTGAAGAACGAGTCGCGCGGCATGCAGACGGTGCTGCTCGGCGCCAGCAACGGCGCCGTGCTGGAGTACATCGTGCCCGAGCCGGGGAATTACATCCTGGTCGACCACGAGTTCGCCGACGCGATGAAGGGCGCCATGGGCAAGCTCGTCGCGGGCACGATGTCGCCGGCGGTCACCGCCGCGAGCGTTCACGGCGGACATTAA
- a CDS encoding SDR family oxidoreductase codes for MAHFLVTGGAGFIGSHLAEALVRRGDRVRVVDNLATGKRSNLAHLGGDVEFIEGDLADLEVARRAVEGCEFVLHQAAIPSVPRSIADPIASNRANIDATLNLLVAARDARVRRVVYAGSSSAYGDTPTLPKREDMPTGPLSPYALQKLVGELYMQQFTRLYGLETVTIRYFNVFGPRQDPSSPYSGVISLFVSALVDGRAPTIYGDGEHTRDFTYVANVVDGVLRACTAPAARGEVLNVATGGRVSLNQLFRAIRDLTGAEVEPVYAEPRPGDVKDSQADISKAQDILGYRPIVPFEEGLRRTLEWYRASRATATA; via the coding sequence ATGGCACATTTCCTCGTGACCGGCGGCGCCGGCTTCATTGGATCGCACCTCGCCGAGGCGCTCGTGCGCCGGGGCGACCGCGTGCGCGTGGTGGACAACCTCGCCACCGGCAAGCGCTCGAACCTCGCGCACCTTGGCGGCGATGTCGAGTTCATCGAGGGGGACCTTGCGGACCTCGAGGTGGCCCGCCGCGCGGTGGAGGGGTGCGAGTTCGTGCTGCACCAGGCCGCGATTCCCTCCGTGCCGCGGTCGATCGCCGATCCGATCGCGTCCAACCGGGCGAACATCGACGCCACGCTGAACCTCCTCGTCGCCGCGCGCGACGCGCGCGTGCGCCGTGTCGTCTATGCCGGTTCGTCTTCGGCGTACGGCGACACGCCCACCCTGCCCAAGCGCGAGGACATGCCCACCGGTCCGCTGTCGCCCTACGCGCTGCAGAAACTGGTGGGTGAGCTGTACATGCAGCAGTTCACGCGCCTGTATGGCCTGGAGACCGTGACGATCCGGTATTTCAACGTGTTCGGCCCGCGGCAGGACCCCTCATCGCCGTACTCCGGCGTCATTTCGCTCTTCGTGAGCGCCCTGGTCGACGGGCGGGCGCCGACCATCTATGGCGACGGCGAGCACACGCGCGATTTCACCTACGTGGCCAACGTGGTGGACGGCGTGCTTCGCGCCTGCACGGCGCCGGCCGCGCGCGGGGAAGTGCTCAACGTGGCGACCGGAGGCCGGGTGTCGCTCAATCAGCTGTTCCGGGCGATCCGGGATCTGACGGGGGCCGAGGTGGAACCCGTCTATGCCGAGCCGCGCCCGGGCGACGTGAAGGACTCGCAGGCCGACATCAGCAAGGCGCAGGACATCCTCGGCTACCGGCCCATCGTGCCGTTCGAGGAAGGGCTGCGGCGCACGCTGGAGTGGTACCGGGCGTCGCGCGCCACCGCGACCGCCTGA
- a CDS encoding cytochrome c3 family protein gives MTRAIRFLLLGAAVAFAGAFTVSVAAQEPKAPGVVILKGNPQGGVKFDHKAHQALVGDKCDTCHHASKTEKPLKAKQQKCQDCHTGKTATAPMKTAARAAFHDPMAKKGTCVDCHVKQAAAGKKVPAKCADCHKKENV, from the coding sequence ATGACACGTGCAATACGATTCCTCCTGCTCGGTGCCGCCGTCGCGTTCGCCGGCGCGTTCACCGTCAGCGTCGCGGCCCAGGAGCCGAAAGCGCCCGGGGTCGTGATTCTGAAGGGCAACCCGCAGGGCGGCGTCAAGTTCGACCACAAGGCCCACCAGGCGTTGGTCGGAGACAAGTGCGACACCTGCCATCATGCGTCGAAGACCGAGAAGCCGCTGAAGGCGAAGCAGCAGAAGTGCCAGGACTGCCATACCGGGAAGACGGCCACGGCGCCGATGAAGACCGCCGCCCGCGCCGCGTTCCACGATCCGATGGCCAAGAAGGGCACCTGCGTGGACTGCCACGTGAAGCAGGCCGCGGCCGGGAAGAAAGTGCCGGCCAAGTGCGCTGACTGCCACAAGAAAGAGAACGTCTAG
- a CDS encoding trypsin-like peptidase domain-containing protein → MKKFTIVTLGLVGSVTFLLGLIAAGTVAPARVVSDFRPAVVTPPAPAAIEPAAAIPSPPSPIVSFADVADRTNAAVVNIDASAVGGPSTRPGRRESDDWLDRQDESESRQGAGSGFIIDRDGYILTNHHLVDGAERIVVTLADGRAFRADLIGADPAIDVALIRIPPSPSLPAATLGDSSSLRVGEWVCAIGNPLGYVHSVTVGVVSFIGRKLFDRSLDDYIQTDAAINFGNSGGPLINSRGEVVGINAAISSRANNIGFAVPINQARAILPQLKTRGRVSRGYIGVMLTDVTSELQRSLGLTVNRGAMVQDLKPNSPGERAGIKPYDVITAVDSRDIWSNDQLIREISARAPGTATRLHVVRDGRGRDVLVKLAERPPNEADDEDTEPADRRVGSAPPITPERRIGFFVRELDLPFLRRLDMPGGLRGVVVTRIDPAGPAFGSELRRGQIIIEINRQPIASVQDFNRVVSSSRAGDVLALYLYDPAVRQKSLVTIALDTP, encoded by the coding sequence GTGAAGAAATTCACGATTGTGACGTTGGGGCTCGTCGGCAGCGTGACGTTCCTGCTGGGATTGATCGCCGCCGGCACCGTTGCGCCGGCGCGTGTGGTGTCCGACTTCCGCCCCGCCGTCGTCACGCCGCCCGCGCCGGCCGCGATCGAGCCCGCGGCCGCCATCCCCTCGCCGCCCTCACCCATCGTCAGCTTCGCGGACGTAGCGGACCGCACGAACGCCGCGGTCGTCAACATCGATGCATCCGCCGTCGGCGGCCCTTCGACCCGCCCGGGACGCCGCGAGTCGGACGACTGGCTGGATCGGCAGGACGAATCCGAGTCGCGCCAGGGGGCGGGCAGCGGCTTCATCATCGACCGCGACGGCTACATCCTGACGAACCATCATCTCGTGGACGGCGCGGAGCGCATCGTGGTCACGCTGGCCGACGGCCGCGCGTTCCGTGCGGACCTGATCGGCGCCGATCCCGCGATTGACGTGGCGCTGATCCGCATCCCTCCCTCGCCGAGCCTCCCGGCGGCGACTCTCGGTGACTCCAGCTCGCTGCGGGTCGGCGAGTGGGTGTGCGCCATCGGCAATCCGCTCGGCTACGTGCACTCGGTCACGGTCGGCGTGGTCTCGTTCATCGGCCGCAAGCTCTTCGATCGCAGCCTGGACGACTACATCCAGACGGACGCTGCGATCAACTTCGGCAACAGCGGCGGCCCGCTGATCAACTCGCGGGGGGAGGTGGTCGGCATCAACGCCGCCATCAGCTCGCGCGCCAACAACATCGGCTTTGCGGTCCCCATCAACCAGGCGCGCGCCATCCTCCCGCAGCTGAAGACGCGCGGCCGGGTCTCGCGCGGGTACATCGGCGTCATGCTGACCGACGTCACCAGCGAGCTGCAGCGCTCGCTGGGCCTCACGGTCAATCGAGGCGCGATGGTGCAGGACCTCAAGCCGAACTCGCCCGGCGAGCGGGCGGGCATCAAGCCCTACGACGTGATCACGGCCGTGGACAGCCGCGACATCTGGAGCAACGACCAGTTGATTCGCGAGATCTCCGCGCGTGCGCCCGGCACCGCGACGCGCCTGCACGTCGTGCGCGACGGACGGGGACGCGACGTACTCGTGAAGCTCGCCGAGCGTCCGCCGAACGAAGCCGACGACGAGGACACCGAACCGGCGGACAGGCGGGTCGGGTCGGCCCCGCCCATCACCCCCGAGCGCCGGATCGGCTTCTTCGTCCGGGAGCTGGACCTGCCGTTCCTGCGCCGCCTCGACATGCCGGGCGGGCTGCGCGGCGTCGTCGTCACGAGGATCGATCCGGCGGGCCCCGCGTTCGGCTCCGAGCTGCGGCGCGGGCAGATCATCATCGAAATCAACCGCCAGCCGATCGCCTCGGTCCAGGATTTCAACCGCGTCGTGTCGTCGTCGCGCGCGGGGGACGTCCTGGCGCTGTACCTGTACGACCCGGCGGTCCGCCAGAAGTCGCTCGTGACGATCGCGCTCGACACTCCATGA
- a CDS encoding sigma-54-dependent Fis family transcriptional regulator, translating into MKTRVLVIDDEAGIRDHMRMILEYEGYECVVAALAEEGIAAFEKEAPDVVFLDVKMPGMDGIEALRRLREINDQVPIVMISGHASIQTAVDATKLGAFDFIEKPFGTERVLVTIRNAAAQFSLKQENQELVRGVESRYQMVGAAPSLRKVQDAIKRAAPTGATVLILGESGVGKELVARAIHRNSLRAKERFVQVNCAAIPEELIESELFGHEKGSFTGAADKQIGKFEQADKGTIFLDEVGDMSAKTQAKVLRVLQEGEVERLGSAKTIKVDVRVIAATNKDLEEEIAKGTFREDLYFRLSVIPIQVPPLRERADDIPALVSHFAEQLSRDNNRRAPKFTPQAVEFLKQQRWKGNIRELRNAIERVVIMADDRVDVEDLRDLVRLEPRGAAGDNNEVRGDARSGTLREFKESTERAFLVEKLREHAWNISKTAEVIGTPRSNLYKKLEQYNIRQETDG; encoded by the coding sequence ATGAAGACACGCGTCCTGGTCATCGACGACGAGGCTGGCATCCGCGACCACATGCGGATGATCCTCGAATACGAGGGATACGAGTGCGTGGTCGCCGCGCTCGCGGAAGAGGGGATCGCCGCCTTCGAGAAGGAGGCCCCTGACGTCGTCTTCCTGGACGTGAAGATGCCGGGGATGGACGGCATCGAGGCGCTGCGGCGCCTCCGCGAGATCAACGACCAGGTGCCCATCGTGATGATCTCCGGCCACGCCTCGATTCAGACCGCGGTTGACGCGACGAAGCTTGGCGCGTTCGATTTCATCGAGAAGCCGTTCGGCACCGAGCGGGTGCTCGTCACGATCAGGAACGCCGCGGCGCAGTTCTCCCTGAAGCAGGAAAACCAGGAGCTGGTCCGCGGCGTCGAATCGCGGTACCAGATGGTCGGCGCGGCGCCGTCCTTGCGCAAGGTGCAGGACGCAATCAAGCGGGCGGCGCCGACTGGCGCCACCGTCCTCATCCTCGGCGAGAGCGGCGTGGGCAAGGAGCTGGTGGCGCGCGCCATCCACCGGAACAGCCTGCGCGCGAAAGAGCGGTTCGTCCAGGTGAACTGCGCCGCGATTCCCGAGGAACTGATCGAGTCCGAGCTGTTCGGCCACGAGAAGGGATCGTTCACCGGCGCCGCCGACAAGCAGATTGGCAAGTTCGAGCAGGCGGACAAGGGCACGATCTTCCTCGACGAGGTCGGGGACATGAGCGCCAAGACGCAGGCCAAAGTGCTTCGCGTGCTCCAGGAGGGAGAGGTCGAACGGCTGGGGTCCGCGAAGACGATCAAAGTGGACGTGCGCGTCATTGCCGCCACCAACAAGGACCTGGAGGAGGAGATTGCGAAGGGGACCTTTCGCGAAGATCTGTATTTCCGCCTCAGCGTCATCCCGATCCAGGTGCCGCCGCTGCGGGAGCGCGCCGACGACATCCCCGCCCTCGTGTCGCACTTTGCAGAGCAGTTGAGCCGGGACAACAACCGCCGCGCGCCGAAGTTCACGCCGCAGGCCGTGGAGTTCCTGAAACAGCAGCGCTGGAAGGGGAACATCCGGGAGCTCAGGAACGCGATCGAGCGCGTGGTGATCATGGCCGACGATCGTGTCGACGTGGAGGACCTGCGCGATTTGGTCCGGCTTGAACCTCGGGGGGCCGCAGGCGATAATAATGAGGTTCGAGGTGACGCGCGTTCGGGCACCCTTCGCGAGTTCAAGGAGAGCACCGAACGTGCGTTTCTTGTTGAGAAGCTCCGCGAGCACGCGTGGAATATCTCGAAGACCGCGGAGGTCATCGGGACTCCCCGAAGCAACCTGTACAAGAAGCTCGAGCAGTACAACATCCGCCAGGAAACGGATGGTTGA
- a CDS encoding azurin, with protein MRIRMALAGLALLALPTLAAAQQPRTIEIKGTDDMKFSVTSITAKPGERIRIVLVVAGNMPKMVMAHNWILLKKNVDQPAFINASALARDTGFIAPAQKANVLAATALAGAGEKVEVTLTAPKVAGAYPYVCSFPGHWAAGMKGILTVQ; from the coding sequence ATGCGTATTCGTATGGCACTCGCGGGGCTCGCGCTGCTGGCGCTCCCCACCCTGGCTGCGGCACAGCAGCCGCGCACCATTGAGATCAAGGGCACCGACGACATGAAGTTCAGCGTCACCAGCATCACGGCGAAACCGGGCGAGCGGATTCGCATCGTGCTGGTCGTCGCCGGCAACATGCCGAAGATGGTGATGGCCCACAACTGGATCCTGCTGAAGAAGAACGTCGATCAGCCGGCGTTCATCAACGCCAGTGCGCTCGCCCGCGACACGGGCTTCATCGCGCCGGCCCAGAAGGCGAACGTCCTCGCCGCGACGGCGCTGGCGGGCGCCGGGGAGAAAGTGGAAGTGACGTTGACCGCGCCGAAAGTGGCGGGGGCTTATCCGTACGTCTGCTCGTTCCCGGGGCACTGGGCCGCGGGCATGAAAGGCATTCTTACCGTTCAATAG
- the ligA gene encoding NAD-dependent DNA ligase LigA, translating into MNPAERIAALRAEIRRHEDLYYLQQAPEIADAEFDALMRELDRLEREHPDLVTVDSPTQRVGGRPVEGFETVAHAAPMLSLDNAYSEEELRAFDDRVRRGLAAAGPVEYVAELKIDGLGIALTYENGALVRGATRGDGTFGEDVTSNVRVIRAIPLSITAGLPGRLEIRGEVYLPRRAFERINREREANEEPLFANPRNAAAGAMRNLDPRQVARRGLSAFVYEMVPSGPAAAAPSRHADMLHQLQAWRLPVEPHWRVCSGIDELLAFTHDWDEARQALDFDTDGVVVKVNDRAARDRLGATSKFPRWAVAFKFPAQQATTLLKTIAVNVGRTGAVTPFAVLEPVKLGGSTISLATLHNEQEVARRDIRERDTVIVEKGGDVIPKIVAPILSKRPDDSTPWRMPRTCPACQSDLRREAEEVVWRCMNASCPAKLQRGLMHFASRRAMNIEGLGESLARQLVESGLVRSYADLYHLKDDPQRLIDLERMGRKSAATLLDQIDRSRGSELWRLVYGIGIRHVGERGAQALAASFASMEDIERAPVEALETIRDIGPVVARSIRAFFDEPRNVEVVRALNEAGVNMTGTPSSPVTHGPLTGKTLVLTGTLAAMTREEAEAAIAARGGKVSGSVSRKTSYLVAGADAGSKLEKARALGVPVLTEDEFKALIMKA; encoded by the coding sequence GTGAACCCCGCCGAACGGATCGCCGCGCTTCGGGCCGAGATCCGCAGGCACGAAGACCTGTATTACCTCCAGCAGGCCCCCGAGATCGCCGACGCCGAGTTCGACGCGCTGATGCGCGAGCTCGATCGGCTCGAGCGCGAACATCCGGACCTTGTCACCGTTGACTCGCCGACGCAGCGCGTGGGCGGCCGCCCGGTCGAGGGCTTCGAGACCGTGGCGCACGCCGCGCCGATGCTGTCGCTCGACAACGCCTACAGCGAAGAGGAACTGCGCGCGTTCGACGACCGCGTGCGTCGCGGCCTGGCCGCGGCCGGACCGGTCGAGTACGTGGCCGAGCTGAAGATTGACGGCCTGGGCATCGCGCTGACCTACGAGAACGGCGCGCTCGTGCGCGGGGCGACCCGCGGCGACGGGACGTTCGGCGAGGACGTCACGTCCAACGTGCGCGTCATCCGCGCGATCCCGCTGTCCATCACGGCCGGCCTGCCGGGGCGGCTGGAAATCCGCGGCGAAGTGTACCTGCCGCGCAGGGCGTTCGAGCGCATCAACAGGGAACGCGAGGCGAACGAGGAGCCGCTCTTTGCGAACCCGCGCAACGCCGCGGCCGGCGCGATGCGGAACCTCGATCCCCGTCAGGTCGCCCGGCGCGGGCTCTCGGCGTTCGTGTACGAGATGGTGCCCTCCGGGCCGGCCGCCGCCGCGCCGTCGCGGCACGCCGACATGCTCCACCAGCTGCAGGCCTGGCGGTTGCCGGTCGAGCCGCACTGGCGCGTGTGCAGCGGGATCGACGAACTGCTCGCCTTCACGCACGACTGGGATGAGGCGCGACAGGCGCTCGACTTCGATACCGATGGCGTCGTCGTGAAGGTGAACGACCGCGCGGCGCGCGACCGCCTGGGCGCCACCTCGAAGTTCCCGCGGTGGGCCGTCGCCTTCAAGTTCCCCGCGCAGCAGGCGACCACGCTGCTGAAGACGATCGCGGTGAACGTCGGGCGCACTGGCGCAGTCACGCCGTTCGCGGTGCTCGAACCGGTGAAACTGGGGGGCTCGACCATCTCGCTCGCCACCTTGCACAACGAGCAGGAAGTGGCCCGGCGCGACATCCGGGAGCGCGATACGGTGATCGTGGAGAAAGGGGGAGACGTCATCCCCAAGATCGTCGCGCCGATTCTCTCGAAGCGGCCCGACGATTCGACTCCCTGGCGGATGCCCCGGACCTGTCCGGCGTGCCAGTCCGACCTGCGGCGCGAGGCGGAAGAAGTGGTGTGGCGCTGCATGAACGCATCCTGCCCGGCGAAGCTGCAGCGGGGGTTGATGCACTTTGCGTCGCGCCGGGCCATGAACATCGAGGGGCTCGGCGAGTCGCTCGCCCGGCAGCTCGTCGAGTCCGGCCTCGTCCGGAGCTACGCGGATCTTTACCACCTGAAGGATGACCCGCAGCGTCTCATCGACCTGGAGCGCATGGGCCGGAAGTCGGCGGCCACGCTCCTCGACCAAATCGATCGGAGCCGCGGCAGCGAGCTGTGGCGGCTGGTCTACGGGATCGGCATCCGACACGTCGGCGAGCGTGGCGCGCAGGCGCTCGCCGCATCGTTCGCGTCGATGGAGGACATCGAGCGGGCACCCGTCGAGGCGCTCGAGACCATTCGGGACATCGGTCCGGTGGTGGCCAGGTCCATCCGGGCGTTCTTCGACGAGCCCCGGAACGTCGAGGTGGTCCGCGCGTTGAACGAGGCGGGTGTCAACATGACCGGCACGCCGTCGTCGCCGGTCACGCACGGCCCCCTCACCGGCAAGACCCTGGTGCTGACGGGCACGCTCGCGGCAATGACGCGCGAAGAGGCCGAAGCCGCCATCGCGGCGCGCGGCGGCAAGGTGAGTGGCTCGGTGAGCAGGAAGACGAGCTACCTCGTGGCCGGCGCCGACGCGGGCAGCAAGCTCGAGAAGGCGCGGGCGCTTGGGGTGCCCGTGCTGACCGAGGATGAGTTCAAGGCCCTTATAATGAAAGCGTGA